Within Terriglobia bacterium, the genomic segment GCGGAAGAAGCCGATCTGAAACCTTTCAAAACAAGGCTTCTTATCCGTAGGACGGCAGAATTGGTGTAGCAGAGGATGCCGCCACGGATAAAATGCTGCCCCGGGTGCCGGCGGTAGTCACTGTACCTGGACGTTCGACAGGAGCCCGGACAACTCCCACACCACGTCTCGAACCGTCGCCTTCTTCTTCAGCCTGAGCGTGATGTGCCTCCCGGCTACCTCCTTAGCCGCTTCGGACTCAACCGTGTGGTCCACTACAACGATCAAGCCTGGATGCTGCTCGCAGAGATAAAGAACCTCCCTGACAGCGAGCTCCTCATAGACCTGGAGGCCGTGCTCGCTCAGATCCTCGCTGAGGCCGGGCAGTTGGCGGGTAAAGTAAATCAGGGAGCGCACGAGCGTGGCATTATAAACTGGAGCGTGTAGTTAGAAAATTGAACTAAGGAAATACAATGACGAATGGTTGGAAGGGCAAAACCATGACCAAGACCCAACTCGTACGCCACATGGCGGAGAAACTGGAAACGAACAATAAGACCGCCGCAACGTTCCTGGAACACCTGGCGGAGACCGCGATCAAAGAAACCAAAAAGAACGGTGTGTTCGTGATTCCTGGCCTGGGACGCCTGGTAAAGTCCAACCGGAAAGCGCGTATGGGACGCAATCCGCAAACCGGAAAACCCATTAAAATCGCGGCCAAGACCGTGGTAAAGTTCCGCGTTGCCAAGGCCGTAAAAGACGTAATCAATCCGAAGAAATAAACCATGCCAGAAAACGGCAAACCGGCGGTTGAAATGAAAGATGTTAGCGCCACATCATTCGGCTACGTGATCGGGTTCCTGCTACCGGGAATGCTCGGCCTGTACGCACTTGGCTTCTGGTTTCCTGAAGTCCACTCTTTATTGCAGCCGGCAACTTCAAAAGACGCCACACTAGGACCAAGTTTTTTCTTACTGCTGTCAGCACTGACCGTCGGATTATTGGTTGGTGGCATCAGGTTTTACGTCTTTCAGGAATGGATTTGCCGGAAACACAAGCTCGGTCATGAAATGTTCAAAGGACTCACTGGCGATCGGCTAACCTCATTTAAAGCGGTCGTTGACGAGCATTACCGATATCACCAGTTCTATGGCGGCTGTGCAGTCGCAATGCCGGTCATGTTCGCAGGCTGGATGCGGGATAAATGGACTACCGCTGGCTCGGCTCACATCATTTTCTGGGTGGGAGGTTTCTTGCTTCTCGAAGGATTTTTGATCGTAACGGCCCAGGGTTGTTTCGTTGACTACAGCGGCCGCAGCAAAGTGATCGTTGCGCACCTCCAGGAAGAAGCAGGTCGTGAAAAACTGGCAACTGTGTCTACCGTAAAGTGAGGATTGTTTGAAATGACAAATGGATGGAAAGACCATGGACCGGACCCGGTGCGCAAATCGCCACCTGCACCGGCACCAAAACCTGGGCCCGTGCCAGCACCATCACCAAGGCCAACACCCGCGCCGCCTAAGCCACAGAAGTAGGCACCGACCAAACGACTCATGCTCGAATGCTCGAATGCTCGAAAGAGTGTTGGGGTTGGGAACGCGCTGGCGACTTCCATAGCTGACTACCTGCAGCTCCGCCGGGCTGAGCGCGCCGTCGACGCGCTGGAAGCCATGAAGGAAGATCCCGAGTTTCA encodes:
- a CDS encoding HU family DNA-binding protein translates to MTNGWKGKTMTKTQLVRHMAEKLETNNKTAATFLEHLAETAIKETKKNGVFVIPGLGRLVKSNRKARMGRNPQTGKPIKIAAKTVVKFRVAKAVKDVINPKK